From a single Shewanella denitrificans OS217 genomic region:
- a CDS encoding toll/interleukin-1 receptor domain-containing protein, producing the protein MALLKESDLRSYLNKSSLTCESASNRSLDHEKFDVFLSHSYRDKDLVFAVKKYLEDHDLSVYVDWIDEQELDRSSVDVETAETLRKRMSQCQSLLFVTSSNSTTSKWMPWECGYFDGINGKIAIFPIAKSDESSFAGQEYLGLYPYIDVLGTIWVNSVKSGFCSMKEWLNGKSPDSY; encoded by the coding sequence GTAGTCTTACTTGTGAAAGTGCTTCTAATCGGAGCCTTGATCATGAAAAATTTGATGTCTTCTTATCCCATAGCTATCGAGATAAAGACTTAGTTTTTGCGGTTAAAAAATACTTGGAAGACCATGATTTATCAGTATATGTGGACTGGATTGATGAACAAGAGTTAGACCGTTCATCTGTGGATGTTGAGACCGCTGAAACATTACGAAAACGTATGTCCCAGTGCCAGTCTTTACTTTTTGTAACATCATCTAACTCCACTACCAGCAAGTGGATGCCTTGGGAGTGCGGGTATTTCGATGGAATTAATGGGAAAATTGCTATATTTCCCATTGCAAAATCCGATGAAAGTTCTTTTGCTGGTCAAGAGTACTTAGGACTTTATCCATATATAGACGTACTTGGTACTATTTGGGTTAATAGCGTTAAATCTGGATTTTGTTCAATGAAAGAATGGTTAAATGGTAAATCACCTGATAGCTATTAG